One stretch of Zingiber officinale cultivar Zhangliang chromosome 6B, Zo_v1.1, whole genome shotgun sequence DNA includes these proteins:
- the LOC121989282 gene encoding putative uncharacterized protein DDB_G0277003 isoform X3 yields MQAIKGTKLNHKYIKNVLQKLIVAVESTSEVVEGLYEKFAYYLTINLEDQLLKENNRICKQVTFLLSPGNSTAVDLVVSLQCSLNMLEGDTGCALWPSSLFLSEFILSFQEIFSNRFCFEIGSGVGLVGITLLHAGASKVILTDGDLSTLANMRCNLKMNNLMEASSVRSSGQPMVECRHLPWESVSKSELLIYQPEIVLGADIIYDPLCIPHLIRVLSTLLNSVASEPKANQVGCYRFSQESEDAQHGLSTSEPPIAYIATVIRNQETFDCFLRVATENSLSVVDVTEMVKPLNLLPYMQSYDRSSVHLLRVLPICL; encoded by the exons ATGCAGGCAATAAAAGGCACAAAGTTGAACCACAAATATATTAAGAATGTTCTCCAAAAGCTCATTGTCGCTGTGGAATCAACTTCTGAAGTTGTGGAGGGATTGTATGAAAAGTTTGCTTATTATTTGACAATCAATTTG GAGGATCAGTTGTTAAAGGAGAACAATAGAATCTGCAAGCAAGTTACATTTCTTTTATCGCCAG GCAATTCAACTGCAGTGGATTTAGTAGTTTCTCTGCAATGTTCTCTAAACATGCTTGAAGGAGACACAGG TTGTGCTCTTTGGCCTTCAAGTCTATTCTTATCAGAGTTTATACTTTCTTTCCAAGAAATTTTCTCAAACCGATTTTGCTTTGAG ATTGGCTCTGGTGTTGGTTTGGTTGGGATTACTCTTCTGCATGCTGGAGCTTCGAAG GTAATTCTTACTGATGGGGATTTGTCAACTTTAGCAAATATGAGATGTAATTTAAAGATGAATAACCTAATGGAAGCATCATCAGTGAGGTCAAGTGGACAGCCTATG GTCGAATGCAGACATTTGCCATGGGAGTCTGTATCTAAGAGTGAGCTCCTGATTTATCAACCAGAAATAGT ATTGGGTGCAGATATAATCTACGATCCACTTTGCATTCCACATCTCATTCGAGTTCTTTCTACTCTTCTGAATTCTGTTGCATCTGAACCTAAAGCAAATCAAGTAGGCTGTTATAGATTCTCTCAGGAAAGTGAAGATGCACAACATGGACTCAGCACCAGCGAACCTCCTATCGCATATATAGCTACTGTCATCCGGAATCAGGAAACATTTGATTGTTTTCTCCGAGTGGCTACTGAAAATTCACTTTCTGTTGTTGACGTTACTGAGATGGTGAAACCACTGAATCTCCTTCCTTACATGCAATCATATGACAGATCAAGTGTGCATCTCTTGAGAGTGTTGCCAATATGCTTGTAA
- the LOC121989282 gene encoding protein-lysine N-methyltransferase EEF2KMT-like isoform X2 — protein sequence MDSATEACGKPSSFVYLKAAFIAMEPVDCLISLARQVGGGSITTRVQTFILEDCINDNAIKGTKLNHKYIKNVLQKLIVAVESTSEVVEGLYEKFAYYLTINLEDQLLKENNRICKQVTFLLSPGNSTAVDLVVSLQCSLNMLEGDTGCALWPSSLFLSEFILSFQEIFSNRFCFEIGSGVGLVGITLLHAGASKVECRHLPWESVSKSELLIYQPEIVLGADIIYDPLCIPHLIRVLSTLLNSVASEPKANQVGCYRFSQESEDAQHGLSTSEPPIAYIATVIRNQETFDCFLRVATENSLSVVDVTEMVKPLNLLPYMQSYDRSSVHLLRVLPICL from the exons ACAAGTTGGTGGAGGCTCTATAACAACAAGGGttcaaactttcattttggaggACTGTATAAATGATAAT GCAATAAAAGGCACAAAGTTGAACCACAAATATATTAAGAATGTTCTCCAAAAGCTCATTGTCGCTGTGGAATCAACTTCTGAAGTTGTGGAGGGATTGTATGAAAAGTTTGCTTATTATTTGACAATCAATTTG GAGGATCAGTTGTTAAAGGAGAACAATAGAATCTGCAAGCAAGTTACATTTCTTTTATCGCCAG GCAATTCAACTGCAGTGGATTTAGTAGTTTCTCTGCAATGTTCTCTAAACATGCTTGAAGGAGACACAGG TTGTGCTCTTTGGCCTTCAAGTCTATTCTTATCAGAGTTTATACTTTCTTTCCAAGAAATTTTCTCAAACCGATTTTGCTTTGAG ATTGGCTCTGGTGTTGGTTTGGTTGGGATTACTCTTCTGCATGCTGGAGCTTCGAAG GTCGAATGCAGACATTTGCCATGGGAGTCTGTATCTAAGAGTGAGCTCCTGATTTATCAACCAGAAATAGT ATTGGGTGCAGATATAATCTACGATCCACTTTGCATTCCACATCTCATTCGAGTTCTTTCTACTCTTCTGAATTCTGTTGCATCTGAACCTAAAGCAAATCAAGTAGGCTGTTATAGATTCTCTCAGGAAAGTGAAGATGCACAACATGGACTCAGCACCAGCGAACCTCCTATCGCATATATAGCTACTGTCATCCGGAATCAGGAAACATTTGATTGTTTTCTCCGAGTGGCTACTGAAAATTCACTTTCTGTTGTTGACGTTACTGAGATGGTGAAACCACTGAATCTCCTTCCTTACATGCAATCATATGACAGATCAAGTGTGCATCTCTTGAGAGTGTTGCCAATATGCTTGTAA
- the LOC121989283 gene encoding uncharacterized protein LOC121989283 — protein MAEFSLLASTGLLPTILQQDHQGFYKAPSKEFHSALPFHGIKQEAPKSGSVQFNAHQFEKLLLPMYMLLEKNQSSRIYPMIEQNVLMDVQDPHVSSVLFSFGIAEKCIRNEKIMEFLSSRSKFAEGKDLDVSTISEVMGLYDEAIDMLHPHRVLLDDKFSVYDAEMTDPHHPLHIPKQITPELQLDFVRNLPDIYFTEHPDGQLLLPDNVAKIEDLVSIVAEFDLPKRSPTGCKKSLLVPYFTRRGRGRSQALKQVTSATVAPLKGPGVPKRKAMSKKKKKSAEQDPYQRNSFHALERLLSVLLNENGCTSILSLKKSGPEISQLLTKISATIAGTGLAIIFAVACKVACGRVALCATKVFSTGFGLGLFWLSRAINGLRDTFVYLSKNSGKMNLKEEEIAGMVKRSMNEILFRVMALVAVTLLRFA, from the exons GAATTTCATTCTGCCTTACCATTTCATGGTATAAAACAAGAGGCACCGAAATCTGGTTCTGTTCAGTTCAATGCACACCAGTTCGAGAAACTGCTCCTCCCAATGTATATGTTATTGGAGAAGAATCAATCTTCAAGGATATATCCTATGATTGAACAAAATGTGCTTATGGATGTCCAAG ATCCACATGTTAGTTCAGTGCTGTTCAGCTTTGGAATTGCAGAGAAGTGCATAAGAAATGAAAAGATCATGGAATTTCTAAGCTCTAGATCGAAGTTTGCTGAAGGCAAAGACCTGGATGTTTCTACGATTTCAGAAGTTATGGGTCTTTATGATGAGGCTATTGACATGTTACATCCTCACCGTGTACTTTTGGATGACAAATTTTCTGTTTATGATGCTGAGATGACTGATCCTCACCATCCATTGCATATACCGAAACAGATTACACCAGAGCTTCAGTTGGACTTTGTTAGGAACTTGCCTGATATATACTTTACAGAACATCCAGATGGGCAGCTTCTGCTCCCTGACAATGTAGCTAAAATAGAAGATCTTGTATCAATTGTTGCAGAGTTTGATCTGCCAAAAAGATCACCAACTGGCTGTAAAAAGTCATTGCTGGTCCCATATTTCACAAG GAGGGGTCGAGGACGTTCACAAGCCCTGAAACAGGTTACCTCAGCAACCGTCGCCCCTCTGAAAGG CCCTGGAGTCCCTAAGCGGAAAGCGATGAgtaagaaaaagaagaaatcaGCAGAACAAGACCCGTATCAGAGGAACTCTTTTCATGCCCTTGAAAGACTTCTTTCTGTTCTCCTAAATGAAAATGGCTGCACATCCATACTTTCCCTAAAGAAATCAGGCCCTGAGATAAGCCAATTACTCACTAAGATATCTGCCACAATTGCCGGTACGGGCCTAGCCATTATTTTTGCTGTCGCATGCAAAGTGGCATGTGGAAGGGTAGCTCTGTGTGCAACCAAGGTTTTCAGTACTGGATTTGGACTTGGCCTCTTCTGGCTTTCGCGGGCGATCAACGGACTGAGAGATACGTTTGTTTATCTTAGCAAAAATTCGGGCAAGATGAATCTCAAGGAGGAAGAAATAGCTGGCATGGTTAAAAGAAGTATGAATGAGATTCTCTTTAGAGTCATGGCATTGGTAGCAGTTACATTGTTGAGGTTTGCATAA
- the LOC121989282 gene encoding putative uncharacterized protein DDB_G0277003 isoform X1 encodes MDSATEACGKPSSFVYLKAAFIAMEPVDCLISLARQVGGGSITTRVQTFILEDCINDNAIKGTKLNHKYIKNVLQKLIVAVESTSEVVEGLYEKFAYYLTINLEDQLLKENNRICKQVTFLLSPGNSTAVDLVVSLQCSLNMLEGDTGCALWPSSLFLSEFILSFQEIFSNRFCFEIGSGVGLVGITLLHAGASKVILTDGDLSTLANMRCNLKMNNLMEASSVRSSGQPMVECRHLPWESVSKSELLIYQPEIVLGADIIYDPLCIPHLIRVLSTLLNSVASEPKANQVGCYRFSQESEDAQHGLSTSEPPIAYIATVIRNQETFDCFLRVATENSLSVVDVTEMVKPLNLLPYMQSYDRSSVHLLRVLPICL; translated from the exons ACAAGTTGGTGGAGGCTCTATAACAACAAGGGttcaaactttcattttggaggACTGTATAAATGATAAT GCAATAAAAGGCACAAAGTTGAACCACAAATATATTAAGAATGTTCTCCAAAAGCTCATTGTCGCTGTGGAATCAACTTCTGAAGTTGTGGAGGGATTGTATGAAAAGTTTGCTTATTATTTGACAATCAATTTG GAGGATCAGTTGTTAAAGGAGAACAATAGAATCTGCAAGCAAGTTACATTTCTTTTATCGCCAG GCAATTCAACTGCAGTGGATTTAGTAGTTTCTCTGCAATGTTCTCTAAACATGCTTGAAGGAGACACAGG TTGTGCTCTTTGGCCTTCAAGTCTATTCTTATCAGAGTTTATACTTTCTTTCCAAGAAATTTTCTCAAACCGATTTTGCTTTGAG ATTGGCTCTGGTGTTGGTTTGGTTGGGATTACTCTTCTGCATGCTGGAGCTTCGAAG GTAATTCTTACTGATGGGGATTTGTCAACTTTAGCAAATATGAGATGTAATTTAAAGATGAATAACCTAATGGAAGCATCATCAGTGAGGTCAAGTGGACAGCCTATG GTCGAATGCAGACATTTGCCATGGGAGTCTGTATCTAAGAGTGAGCTCCTGATTTATCAACCAGAAATAGT ATTGGGTGCAGATATAATCTACGATCCACTTTGCATTCCACATCTCATTCGAGTTCTTTCTACTCTTCTGAATTCTGTTGCATCTGAACCTAAAGCAAATCAAGTAGGCTGTTATAGATTCTCTCAGGAAAGTGAAGATGCACAACATGGACTCAGCACCAGCGAACCTCCTATCGCATATATAGCTACTGTCATCCGGAATCAGGAAACATTTGATTGTTTTCTCCGAGTGGCTACTGAAAATTCACTTTCTGTTGTTGACGTTACTGAGATGGTGAAACCACTGAATCTCCTTCCTTACATGCAATCATATGACAGATCAAGTGTGCATCTCTTGAGAGTGTTGCCAATATGCTTGTAA